GCAAAAGATATATGAATTAGATTTAGCTCGTCAAGAAGTGGGTGACCGTATAGCTCTTATTCCACAGCGCACTTAACACTAAAACTCCATACTATATTCTATATTGTTTCCGAAAATCCGAGGCATTCATTCCCACTATTTTTTTGAAGAGCTTACTAAAGTACGATAAACTCTCGAGGCCTACGTCGTAGGCAACTTCCGATACGCTTTTACCCTGAAGCAGTAACGTCTTAGATTGAGTTATCCGGTACTGGTTCACAAAGTCAGTGAAGGTCATATTAGTCTGCTTTTTAAAGTAACGACAAAAAGCAGCCGTGCTCAGATGAACCTGCTCAGCAATCTCATTTACATCGGGATGCTCATTGTAATTCTGATGAATGTAATTGTAGACCGCCGTCATCCGAATTTTGTCGTTCATAAACAGCTTCACGCTGGTGTCCCGATCATTAAGTTCAACTACCTCTTCGGATTTCGCTAGGGTTTGAAACACTTTCAGTAGTTGCAGAAGCTGATCAAAGCGGTTGAGTTCGCGCATATACCGGAGTTGTTCGGCTACTTCTATTTTGGTTTCACCACCAAACGATAATCCTCGATACGATCGATCAAGCAATTGGCGAATTCGATTAAACTCGGGAGTCTGCTGAAAGGCATCACCCAGAAATGGTTTTCTCAGTTGTACCACAATCTGCTTGTAATCAGTTTTTAATCCGTAATCAAAATTGAGGTGTGGGATGTTGGATCCAATGAACACCAGATCACTACCCACGTAGCTAGAAACGTGCTGGCCCACGTGGCGAATGCCTGTAGCGGCTTCTACGTATACCAGTTCATATTCCGGATGATAGTGCCAAAAAAAGTGATTTCGCAGTCGCGGCTCAAACAGTTTGAATGACTGATTGCCATCAGGTAACACAACCTCTTTCTGAATTTTCATTACATAAATTTCCTGTCAAGGTATATTTTTGGATAGAATTTACCGAAAAATGTCAATACAGAGCAAATAGTTATCAATTGGGATAAAAATAGGGAAGAAGCACTAAAGTATCTTTGTAAAGAAAAAGGTGTTATCGTGCGAAGTGCTTTAGTGTTATGACCTAAATATTCGTTTTACCCCTTATCATATACATTAACACAGTAACACCAAGAACTATAACACCCAAACACAATAATACTAGACCCCGGCAGTCGCCACTGCGGAATAAATCCGGGGATAACATCGTAATACTCTAACTCTCAAAATTATGATTGAAACCACCAACGCCCATAAAGATATTCCGGGTAATCCATCTACGGCTATTAGTAGCCAGACCAAACTGAACGACCGCAGCAACGGTCAGCCGTTACAAGTGCTTAGCGAGGAAGATTGGCATTTCTGGATAGAAAACGGCTACGTTGTAATCAAAAATGCCATTCCTCAAGAACAGGTAAACCGATTGGCGAACTTCCTCTGGGAGTTTGAAGAAAAAGACCCGAACGACCCTGAAACCTGGTACGCCCCACCCCGAGCCGAGATGAAGATGAAGGAGTTGGCTAATACGGGTATGGTAGAAGTCTACAATCATCAGTATTTATGGGATAATCGGCAGTACCCAAAAGTATACGAGGCATTCGCTGATATTTGGGGAACCGAAAAGCTATGGGTCACTATTGACCGAGCTAATTTGAACTTTCCCAACCGTCCCGGTTTTGAAACCAAAGGATTTATCCACTGGGACTACGATCCTGAAACTAAGCCTCAGAATGTGCAGGGAGTACTGGCTCTTGCTGACCAAACTGATGAGAATATGGGTGGTTTTCAGTGTGTGCCTGAACTATACCGCACTTACGATACCTGGAAGTTGACTCAACCCGCCGACCGAGATCATTTTAAACCCGATGTCAGTGGTTTTGAGATTGAAAAAGTACCACTCCAAGCGGGTGACTTGCTCATCTTTAATAGCACTCAACCTCACGGTATTCGCCCGAATAATAGTAAGGATAAAGTACGGATTGCCCAGTATATTTCTATGATGCCCGCCGAAGAAGATAACGAAGAGCGGCGGCAGTGGCGCATCTCTTCCTGGAAGGAGCGCCGCGCTCCCGAAGGCTACGCTTTTCCTGGTGACCCTCGATGTTGGGAGCAGAAAAAGTACAATACCGCTGAATTAACGCCCCTCGGCAGAAAGCTGCTCGGCTTGGATCGATGGTAAATAAGAATAGCGGATAACATTAGGAGTTAAAGTCTGGCTTAAGCATCTGACTTAATCCTCTAGCCCCCTTTGCATTCTCCCCCCCTTTTTTAACTAAGTGGACAAAAGTTTTTCGTAATCTCCCCGGATGAGCTTTGCGTCCGCCACCCAATGAATTCTGGGGTTTCCCTTATTCTAATACCAAAAGTTTACCTTTGTTAGTACCAATGCTAAAGTAAATAAAGCTTCGTTACTTTATTTTGCCCGCGTTCCCATGGCTACCACCTTCATGGTTGTTATGATTTGAGTGTATAACAAAATGGGTGCATACAAAAAGCGAGTGGGAATACTAAGATTTCCCTAATTTTGAGGTCTTTAATCATGCGGTGGGCATCACCATCAAAAAAACTCGCTATGGATGGTTTCGACCAAATCTATGGAAAATATGAACCCTCACGAAAACGACACACTTTTTCTAAGAATATTTTTCGTTGCTATTTAAATTAATCGGCTATAAAGCTATTCATTTTCCGTGTTGTATCTTACCCTATCTTCTTCCACTACCCAGCGAATCTTCTCAGCGGTACTACGGCCTACTCCAACTACTTCTTGTAGCTCCCGTTCACTAGCGGAGAGTACGTTTTGCACCGTGCCAAATTTTTCGAGCAACAAACGGGCTCGGGTAAGACCAATACCGGGTAAACCTTGTAAAAAGTACAGTTGCTGTTTTTCCTTCCGGCCAATCTGTGATGTTGGATAGCGTCGGGGCGGCCACCTGCGAGGCGATTTGGAACGACGGGTTCCTAAAGCGTTTAATTGACGAGCAGCCATCAACAACAGAGAGGCACTTTCGGCGGCATCCATAGCGCGGAGCACCGGGATTTGCATAAATAACGTTGCCTGCATTAATGCTCCTTGAACTGCTTCCCGTCGCATTCCACTACGATGCAGGTCAGTAGAAGTGCCTTCCAGCAATAGAGCACAAGGCCGCTCAGACTGTACCAACCGATAGAGTTGAGCAAACAATCGCCCAGATTTTAAAGAAGCAACCAAGTCAATCAGTGTTTTTCGCTCTACTAGTAGTTGACCATTCACCTCGTAGTCACCGATGGGCAACCGCTGTACCTCCAAGTCTACTCCCTCAGTTTCCTGCAAAATTGGTAATAACCCGCTTCGCCTCTCCCGGTCATCAACTTTGATGTTGATTAAAGATAGTTCAGATACGATATTCAATGTGGCGTTAGCTTTATTGAAGAAGCGTAGAGCAAATATCGAGCTATTCCTACCAGAGTTAGGTTCATGCTACTGTAGAATATCACATTCTGATTATCTGATAAAATTCAGCTAATCTTGGTATCATTTTCCAATCATCCACTCTATCAAATCATCTACCTCCACAATGGACCAGGAGTGGGGATGGCGGTTGCCGTTGGATCGATATCCACGATTCTCAGTAGGAATATACTCTACGTTATCACCAAATTTTTTCGCCAAGTCGTCCGCCATTTTCTTAATAAAGTAGGCGTTCATTTCTTCGTACTCATTCTTTCGGTTCTCTTGCCACCAGACTGTATCGGGTTCGGTATAGAACCGTAGTTTGACATCTTGCAGATGGGATAGATTATCAGTGTTGCCGGTTTTAGTGGTATAAACTGCGTACTCTTCGTACGGCTCAATACTGGCTTTAGGCTTGCCAAGGGCTGATTCCAATACGTTGACAATCATCTCGCTCTCCTGAACTGAAACCGGCGAGAAGTTTCGCTCAATATTCCTAAGAGAATTTTCGTATAGTCCCAGCAGATCAACCGGAGAATCAACAATAAACGCTCCTCTCGGCTGAACATCGCCTTCTGATTCTACTAGATAATCGCTGAGTAGCAAGCTAACGTTGCCTCCGCTGGAGAAGCCACCGATGTAGACACTCTCTATCGGGAGTTTATTTTCCTCAAACATTTGAGTAATGATGGTAGCGAGCTGTTTCTTCTCGCTTTCCTTCAGCCACAGTTTTCGGTTAAACTTCATCAGGGCTACGGCTATTCCGGCTTCCGTAGCTGGTTCTATGATTTCAAACTCCCGCTTAACCACATCTGGAGTTTCGGGAAAACCACCGAAGAGTATGAGTACGCCCGTTGGCTTTCGTTCGGGCATCACCAGTTCGTAGTGATCGGTCTCTTCGGTAGTAAACGAGCTTACGTTCTGCGAGAAGCTATTAAAGCTTACCAGCGAGAGAATAAGTAACAGGGCCAGCAGGTTTTTCATAGTATCTTCTTTTTTGCTAAAGAAGTGAACCGCAGCGTAAAAAGTATCCTCTCAGTAGTTAAGGTTTGTTAAAATCTAGATAATAAGAGCTACTAACGTTGCCTTTAAGCTTCGTAGAGTAATTGTTAATTGCTCATTGTTCACTGTACATTGCTTGTTGTTCCCTGCACCTCAGTGGTTGTTCACTGCATTTGGCTTGTTAATACTACCAGGTTATCTCAATTTAGCTCTTCATCGATTCAAATCTGACAACCATGTTCCAATACTTTACCATTGCCTACCGCAACCTCACCAAGCATAAATTTTACTCCCTCATTAATTTATTAGGTCTAGCCATCGGTACGGCAGCTTGTTTACTGATTTTGCACTACGTACGCTACGAGCTGAGCTACGAAGACTTTCACGAGAAATCTAATCAAATCTACCGACTCACGTTGGATGTTTACGAAGACGGGGAACTACTGACTCAAGATGCCGAAGTGTATCCGCTAGCGGGTCCCGAGCTAAAAGCTAATCTGCCTGAAGTGCTGGACTACGTGCGGCTGCACGATCAGGAGCAATTAGCCTTTGGTACCGACAAGTATCGTAATACGGAACGGCGCGCCTATTACGCCGACCCTTCGGTTTTCTCTATCTTTTCGCTGAACATGGTGCAGGGCGACACTGCTGGCGCACTGGATGAACCTTTTGAGTTGGTGCTAACTGAATCGAAGGCGAAGCAGTACTTTGGCACGACTGACGTGGTAGGGAAAACGCTGGACTGGTTCGGGGGTACTTACGGCCCTAACAATGGAAAAAGGCTGGTAAAAGTTACGGGAGTAATAGAAGATCTACCGCCTAATACTCATTTGAAAATAGATTTTCTGATTTCTTACATTTCCCTACAAACAATTGGCTACCCGATGGGCTGGGACGCTAATAACGAATTTACCTACTTGTTGATGGAGCCACAAACTAACTTGGCTGCTTTTAGCGAGAAGCTAAATAAGTTCGTTGAGAGTTTTCAATCTGCTGAAGGCTTTGAAGATAGTGAAGAGCGTTTTATTGTTCAGCCTATGGCCGATATTCATTTGTACTCCAATAAAACCTTTGAACCGGAAGCTAACGGCGATGCTGATACCGTAACGTTTCTATCGGTCATTACTCTATTCATCTTGATTATCGCTTGGGTGAACTACGTGAATTTGGCCACCGCCCGCTCGGTAGAACGCGCCAAAGAAGTAGGCGTAAAAAAAGCTGTGGGTTGCTCCCGCTTGCAGTTAATCCGACAATTTCTGTTTGAATCTCTTGTAATTAATCTATTAGCGATGGTTTTGGCGGTACTTATTGTGTACGTGAGCTTTGCGGCTTTCCGTAACTTAAGCGGCCAACCCCTCAGTATCCGCCTGTTTAGTGATAGTATTTTCATGCTAACCATTGCCGGACTAGTGGTGATTGGCACACTATTATCTGGTTTATATCCGGCGTTAGTGCTGTCTTCTTTTCGTCCGGTAGCGGTGATGAAAGGGAAGTTAAAGAATACTACCCACGGCAGGTATCTTCGTCAGGGGTTGGTAGTGTTTCAATTTCTAGCCTCGGTCGTACTGATGGTAGGAACATTTACGGTGTATCAGCAACTTGCATTTATGCGGCAGCAGGAATTGGGTATGGACATTGATCAGGTGCTGGTGGTCGATGTTCCGTTGGATATTCAGATAGATTCTATTGCCCGCTCCCGCATTGGCACCCTGCAACAAGCCTGGGGTAATTTATCTACTGTAGAAGCAGTGGGTAGCTCCGGGGCAGCCCCCGGAACCGGCTATAACTTTCTTAGCTCAAACATAGGAATACGCCGGATAGGTGATGAAAAGGATAACAATATTACTTTTTATTGGTACCGGGCCGATGCCAATTTTATGGATGTGCTGGATATGGAACTAATTGCCGGACGTAATTTTCAGGAGGGTTCCCGTAATGAGCGGCAAATACTAGTGAACGAAAAAGCAGTTGAGATGATGGGTTTTACCAGTGCAGAGGAAGCAATAGGGCAAATCACCACTTTCTACGACAGTGCCGAGATTATCGGTGTAGCCCAGAACTACCACCACCTTTCTATGAAGGAGCCAATCATCCCGCTGATATATATGCACGGCAGCAATAATCTATATCAATATTTGCGCCTCAATACCGACGACCTTCCTCAAACCTTAAAGCAGGTAGAAGCGACTTACGAGGAAGTATTTTCAGGTAGC
This region of Tunicatimonas pelagia genomic DNA includes:
- a CDS encoding AraC family transcriptional regulator yields the protein MKIQKEVVLPDGNQSFKLFEPRLRNHFFWHYHPEYELVYVEAATGIRHVGQHVSSYVGSDLVFIGSNIPHLNFDYGLKTDYKQIVVQLRKPFLGDAFQQTPEFNRIRQLLDRSYRGLSFGGETKIEVAEQLRYMRELNRFDQLLQLLKVFQTLAKSEEVVELNDRDTSVKLFMNDKIRMTAVYNYIHQNYNEHPDVNEIAEQVHLSTAAFCRYFKKQTNMTFTDFVNQYRITQSKTLLLQGKSVSEVAYDVGLESLSYFSKLFKKIVGMNASDFRKQYRI
- a CDS encoding phytanoyl-CoA dioxygenase family protein; amino-acid sequence: MIETTNAHKDIPGNPSTAISSQTKLNDRSNGQPLQVLSEEDWHFWIENGYVVIKNAIPQEQVNRLANFLWEFEEKDPNDPETWYAPPRAEMKMKELANTGMVEVYNHQYLWDNRQYPKVYEAFADIWGTEKLWVTIDRANLNFPNRPGFETKGFIHWDYDPETKPQNVQGVLALADQTDENMGGFQCVPELYRTYDTWKLTQPADRDHFKPDVSGFEIEKVPLQAGDLLIFNSTQPHGIRPNNSKDKVRIAQYISMMPAEEDNEERRQWRISSWKERRAPEGYAFPGDPRCWEQKKYNTAELTPLGRKLLGLDRW
- a CDS encoding ERCC4 domain-containing protein, whose amino-acid sequence is MNIVSELSLINIKVDDRERRSGLLPILQETEGVDLEVQRLPIGDYEVNGQLLVERKTLIDLVASLKSGRLFAQLYRLVQSERPCALLLEGTSTDLHRSGMRREAVQGALMQATLFMQIPVLRAMDAAESASLLLMAARQLNALGTRRSKSPRRWPPRRYPTSQIGRKEKQQLYFLQGLPGIGLTRARLLLEKFGTVQNVLSASERELQEVVGVGRSTAEKIRWVVEEDRVRYNTENE
- a CDS encoding ABC transporter permease produces the protein MFQYFTIAYRNLTKHKFYSLINLLGLAIGTAACLLILHYVRYELSYEDFHEKSNQIYRLTLDVYEDGELLTQDAEVYPLAGPELKANLPEVLDYVRLHDQEQLAFGTDKYRNTERRAYYADPSVFSIFSLNMVQGDTAGALDEPFELVLTESKAKQYFGTTDVVGKTLDWFGGTYGPNNGKRLVKVTGVIEDLPPNTHLKIDFLISYISLQTIGYPMGWDANNEFTYLLMEPQTNLAAFSEKLNKFVESFQSAEGFEDSEERFIVQPMADIHLYSNKTFEPEANGDADTVTFLSVITLFILIIAWVNYVNLATARSVERAKEVGVKKAVGCSRLQLIRQFLFESLVINLLAMVLAVLIVYVSFAAFRNLSGQPLSIRLFSDSIFMLTIAGLVVIGTLLSGLYPALVLSSFRPVAVMKGKLKNTTHGRYLRQGLVVFQFLASVVLMVGTFTVYQQLAFMRQQELGMDIDQVLVVDVPLDIQIDSIARSRIGTLQQAWGNLSTVEAVGSSGAAPGTGYNFLSSNIGIRRIGDEKDNNITFYWYRADANFMDVLDMELIAGRNFQEGSRNERQILVNEKAVEMMGFTSAEEAIGQITTFYDSAEIIGVAQNYHHLSMKEPIIPLIYMHGSNNLYQYLRLNTDDLPQTLKQVEATYEEVFSGSTFSYFFLDDTFNQQYQAETQFGKVFGVFAGLAILVACLGLLGLSSYTSIQRTKEIGIRKALGASVSHIILLLTKSYFRLILIALVVAIPVANYVMGEWLNQFTYRIGISWWLFVVPGILVVLIALLAVSGQTLKSARSNPVKALRYE